Proteins co-encoded in one Prescottella sp. R16 genomic window:
- a CDS encoding TetR/AcrR family transcriptional regulator — protein sequence MEWSERHTLIMEQAAALFATKGIAGTKVRDIADGVGILSGSLYHYFPSKDAIAELIVTRYLDALVDEYRAILVSSNDPRERLDDLVKASFRVSQAHPHASEIYQNNGTYLRKLKSHRKIRDAARTTKDAWMTVIESGIASGEFRSDLPAEVLYGLIRDAVWLSLRWFTPTRDFGIDQLADSVVSVFLEGIRAHP from the coding sequence ATGGAGTGGTCGGAGCGCCACACCTTGATCATGGAGCAGGCCGCAGCCCTGTTCGCTACGAAGGGTATCGCCGGCACCAAGGTGCGTGACATCGCCGACGGTGTGGGCATCCTCTCCGGCAGTCTGTACCACTACTTTCCGTCCAAGGACGCGATAGCCGAACTGATCGTCACCCGGTATCTCGACGCCCTCGTCGACGAGTACAGGGCGATCCTCGTATCGTCGAACGATCCACGAGAACGCCTCGACGACCTCGTGAAGGCATCGTTCCGGGTCAGCCAGGCGCACCCGCACGCGTCGGAGATCTACCAGAACAACGGCACCTATCTGCGCAAGCTGAAGTCGCACCGCAAGATTCGCGACGCTGCGCGAACCACGAAGGATGCCTGGATGACGGTGATCGAATCCGGCATCGCCTCGGGCGAGTTCCGCTCAGACCTGCCCGCCGAGGTGCTGTACGGCCTCATCCGCGACGCCGTGTGGCTGTCGCTGCGCTGGTTCACCCCCACCCGAGACTTCGGTATCGACCAGCTCGCCGACTCGGTGGTGTCGGTGTTCCTGGAAGGCATTCGAGCGCACCCCTGA
- a CDS encoding phosphotransferase family protein, which translates to MASTTDTGIRDDAVSRWFTEHVDDATGPFRFERIAGGRSNLTYLVQGPSARWVLRRPPLGMAHSRAHDVLREAEVLDRLRNTPVPTPLIVGTCDDDAVTGAPFFVMNHLDGVVLRDPDTVTATVPVDRRPAVAAELVRALATLHAVDPRDVGWGGLADRDDYLARQLRRWSTNWAQDRVRVLDDIGRAHDRLLERLPRQGSARIVHGDFRLDNCLFAPDGTIGGILDWELTTVGDPLADLGQLLAYWAQLDDEVCALENPPTRVPGFPTRDDLVEQYLAAVRPDTVPDIDFYIAYNWWKIACIVEGVYTRMLRGAMGASDRSPESFGAQAERLAAQAWRYASRL; encoded by the coding sequence ATGGCCAGCACCACCGACACCGGGATCCGCGACGACGCGGTCTCCCGGTGGTTCACCGAGCACGTCGACGACGCGACGGGGCCGTTCCGCTTCGAGCGCATCGCCGGCGGCCGGTCCAACCTGACCTACCTGGTACAGGGCCCCAGCGCCCGGTGGGTCCTGCGACGACCACCCCTGGGCATGGCACATTCGCGCGCCCACGACGTGCTCCGTGAAGCCGAGGTACTCGACCGTCTGCGGAACACTCCGGTGCCGACCCCGCTGATCGTCGGTACCTGCGACGACGACGCCGTCACCGGCGCGCCGTTCTTCGTCATGAACCACCTCGACGGCGTCGTGCTCCGCGATCCCGACACGGTGACGGCCACGGTGCCCGTCGATCGACGCCCCGCCGTCGCGGCCGAACTGGTCCGGGCCCTGGCCACCCTGCACGCCGTGGACCCGCGCGACGTCGGCTGGGGCGGCCTCGCCGACCGCGACGACTACCTCGCCCGTCAGCTGCGGCGCTGGTCGACGAACTGGGCCCAGGACCGCGTCCGTGTCCTCGACGACATCGGACGCGCCCACGATCGCCTGCTCGAACGCCTGCCCCGGCAGGGCTCCGCGCGGATCGTCCACGGCGACTTCCGGCTCGACAACTGCCTCTTCGCACCCGACGGCACGATCGGCGGGATCCTCGACTGGGAGCTCACGACCGTCGGTGACCCGCTGGCCGATCTCGGCCAACTGCTCGCGTACTGGGCGCAGCTCGACGACGAGGTGTGCGCCCTCGAGAACCCACCCACCCGCGTGCCGGGATTTCCCACGCGCGACGACCTGGTGGAGCAGTACCTCGCCGCGGTACGGCCGGACACGGTGCCCGACATCGACTTCTACATCGCCTACAACTGGTGGAAGATCGCGTGCATCGTCGAGGGTGTCTACACGCGCATGCTGCGTGGCGCGATGGGCGCGAGCGACCGCTCACCGGAATCCTTCGGCGCTCAGGCCGAGCGGCTGGCGGCGCAGGCCTGGCGGTACGCGAGCCGGCTCTGA
- a CDS encoding sugar phosphate isomerase/epimerase: MLRRIGVDRFGLLAATMAGQGWNESIETIRVSGLQPEFIAGGCRAMHDGDGWERVLSTLERAIDAAAEIGAPTVCFTSGGSGRLSWEEAADAAAERFAPLVAYAEERGIGLALENTMSIRSAMSFTHSVADIAELARRLGVGLMVDLCSAWQERDLMQTIGDNLDSIRIVQIGDRHVDATSVPNRRVPGEGSIPLDRMVSEVGALGYTGLIDLELLGPAIDEEGAESAMGRGLEWMRKYVP; encoded by the coding sequence ATGCTGCGCCGCATCGGCGTGGACCGCTTCGGGCTGTTGGCGGCGACTATGGCCGGTCAGGGCTGGAACGAGTCGATCGAGACGATCCGGGTGTCCGGCCTACAGCCCGAGTTCATCGCCGGTGGGTGCCGTGCCATGCACGACGGCGACGGATGGGAACGCGTGCTGTCCACGCTCGAGCGGGCGATCGACGCCGCGGCGGAGATCGGTGCCCCCACAGTGTGTTTCACCTCGGGTGGATCCGGCCGGCTCTCCTGGGAGGAGGCCGCCGACGCCGCGGCCGAGCGGTTCGCTCCGCTCGTCGCGTACGCGGAGGAGCGGGGGATCGGTCTCGCGCTGGAGAACACCATGTCGATCCGGTCGGCGATGAGCTTCACACACAGTGTCGCGGACATCGCGGAACTGGCCCGCCGGCTCGGTGTCGGACTCATGGTGGATCTGTGTTCGGCGTGGCAGGAGAGGGATTTGATGCAGACGATCGGCGACAATCTGGACTCGATCCGGATCGTGCAGATCGGGGATCGTCACGTCGACGCGACGTCGGTGCCGAACCGTCGGGTCCCGGGGGAGGGGAGCATTCCCCTCGACCGGATGGTGTCCGAGGTGGGCGCACTCGGATACACCGGGCTGATCGATCTCGAGCTGCTCGGTCCGGCGATCGACGAGGAGGGCGCCGAGAGCGCGATGGGACGTGGGCTGGAGTGGATGCGGAAGTACGTGCCGTGA
- a CDS encoding CoA transferase subunit A, producing MSDKTMSEKEVVSRLKSGMTIGIGGWGSRRKPMSLVREILRSDIDDLTVVSYGGPDVGLLCAAGKVRKVVFGFVSLDSIPLDPHFRAARQGGRVEVAEYDEGMLQWGLYAAGIRLPYLPTRAGLGSDVMRVNPELRTVTDPYGDETLVAMPAIPLDAALVHMNRADVHGNAQYLGPDLYFDDLFCMAAEQVFVSCERIVPTAELTAAAHPSTIRIPRLLVSGVVQAPGGAHFTSCVPDYDRDEAFQREYVSAAKDPEQWQAFVDRYLAVPEAEYQRAVHGEREEASA from the coding sequence TTGTCGGACAAGACGATGTCGGAGAAGGAAGTGGTCAGCCGGCTGAAATCCGGTATGACCATCGGTATCGGTGGGTGGGGTTCGCGGCGCAAGCCCATGTCGCTCGTGCGGGAGATCCTGCGGTCGGACATCGACGATCTCACGGTCGTGTCGTACGGCGGGCCGGACGTGGGCCTGCTGTGCGCGGCGGGCAAGGTGCGCAAGGTCGTCTTCGGGTTCGTGTCGCTGGACTCGATCCCGCTCGACCCGCACTTCCGCGCCGCCCGGCAGGGCGGGCGCGTCGAGGTCGCCGAGTACGACGAGGGAATGCTCCAATGGGGCCTGTACGCCGCCGGTATCCGGCTGCCCTACCTGCCGACTCGTGCGGGTCTCGGCTCGGACGTCATGCGTGTCAACCCCGAGTTGCGCACGGTCACCGACCCGTACGGTGACGAGACCCTCGTCGCGATGCCTGCGATCCCGCTCGATGCGGCGCTGGTCCACATGAACCGTGCCGACGTGCACGGCAATGCCCAGTACCTGGGTCCGGACCTGTACTTCGACGATCTGTTCTGCATGGCCGCCGAACAGGTGTTCGTCTCGTGTGAGCGCATCGTTCCGACCGCGGAACTCACCGCCGCCGCTCATCCGTCGACGATTCGGATCCCGCGTCTACTGGTGTCCGGCGTGGTGCAGGCTCCGGGTGGCGCGCACTTCACGTCGTGCGTGCCGGACTACGACCGCGACGAGGCATTCCAGCGCGAATACGTCTCGGCGGCAAAGGATCCAGAGCAATGGCAGGCGTTCGTCGACCGCTACCTGGCGGTCCCGGAGGCGGAATATCAGCGCGCGGTGCACGGCGAGCGTGAGGAGGCTTCGGCATGA
- a CDS encoding CoA-transferase subunit beta gives MSAATRAEVCVVACAEAYRGNGEVIASAFGTIPAIGVRLARHTFEPDLVISDGEASAVRGTWAVGGPAEGDVEAWLPFNQIFSLVWNGKRHITMIPTQLDTYGNCNISAIGDHAQPKVQLLGVRGAPSNTVYHPTSYWVPKHSTRVFVPKVDMVSGVGYDNARKAGPAASRYHELRRVVTDLAVFDFTPDTGRLRLVSVHPGVTVDDVVAATGCELVVPESVSETRMPTAEELELIRTVIDPKNLRDKEVQA, from the coding sequence ATGAGTGCAGCGACACGGGCGGAAGTATGTGTGGTGGCGTGCGCCGAGGCGTATCGCGGTAACGGTGAGGTGATCGCGAGCGCGTTCGGGACGATCCCTGCGATCGGGGTTCGCCTGGCCCGGCACACGTTCGAACCGGACCTGGTGATCTCGGACGGAGAGGCCAGCGCGGTCCGGGGAACGTGGGCGGTCGGTGGCCCCGCGGAGGGTGACGTCGAGGCGTGGCTGCCGTTCAACCAGATCTTCAGTCTGGTGTGGAACGGCAAGCGCCACATCACGATGATCCCGACCCAGCTCGACACGTACGGCAACTGCAACATATCCGCGATCGGAGACCACGCGCAGCCGAAGGTGCAGTTGCTCGGTGTCCGCGGTGCGCCGAGCAACACCGTCTACCATCCCACCAGCTACTGGGTGCCCAAGCACAGCACGCGGGTGTTCGTGCCCAAGGTCGACATGGTGTCCGGTGTCGGCTACGACAACGCACGCAAGGCCGGGCCGGCGGCGTCCCGCTACCACGAGCTACGCCGGGTCGTCACCGATCTCGCGGTCTTCGACTTCACGCCCGACACCGGCCGGCTCCGCCTCGTGTCGGTGCATCCCGGTGTCACCGTCGACGACGTCGTCGCGGCCACCGGATGCGAGTTGGTGGTCCCGGAGTCGGTGTCGGAGACCCGGATGCCGACCGCCGAGGAACTCGAACTGATCCGCACCGTGATCGACCCGAAGAACCTGCGGGACAAGGAGGTCCAAGCATGA
- a CDS encoding nitronate monooxygenase family protein: protein MTAVTDGNAIHPALHTRLCDLFGVRYPIVQTGMGYVSDARLTAATAAAGGLGIIAGGMLTYDELEQAINHVKDHTDAPFGVNVRANQEDVDRRLDLMIRSGVKVASFALAPKRDLIAKLKDAGLVVVPSIGARRHAEKVAEWGVDAVVVQGGEGGGHTGAVPTSLLLPQVVDAVDIPVIAAGGYFDGRGLVSALAYGADGIAMGTRFMLTSDSPVAQSVKDVYLSKSVNDTVVTLEIDGVPQRVLRAGTIDQLESTRGPQRMLRAVRNAVAFQKLSGASWKDMIREGLEMKKSHELGWRQVVMAANAPMLYRSALVDGNADVGVMATGQVVGLIDDVPSCAELIDRMVREAESVLGRLTGTDERV from the coding sequence ATGACGGCCGTGACCGACGGGAATGCGATCCATCCGGCGCTGCACACCAGGCTGTGCGATCTGTTCGGCGTGCGCTACCCGATCGTGCAGACCGGCATGGGCTACGTCTCCGACGCCCGCCTCACCGCGGCCACCGCCGCGGCGGGTGGGCTCGGGATCATCGCCGGCGGCATGCTCACCTACGACGAACTCGAGCAGGCGATCAACCACGTCAAGGACCACACCGACGCCCCGTTCGGGGTGAACGTGCGCGCCAACCAGGAGGACGTCGACCGGCGCCTCGACCTCATGATCCGGTCCGGGGTGAAGGTGGCGTCGTTCGCGCTGGCCCCCAAACGGGACCTGATCGCGAAACTCAAGGACGCCGGACTGGTGGTGGTGCCGTCGATCGGTGCCCGCCGGCACGCCGAGAAGGTCGCCGAGTGGGGCGTCGACGCCGTCGTCGTGCAGGGCGGGGAGGGTGGCGGCCATACCGGCGCCGTCCCGACCAGCCTGCTGCTGCCGCAGGTCGTCGACGCCGTCGACATCCCGGTGATCGCCGCCGGCGGCTACTTCGACGGCCGTGGGCTGGTGTCCGCGCTCGCGTACGGTGCCGACGGCATCGCGATGGGCACCCGCTTCATGCTCACCAGTGATTCGCCGGTGGCGCAGTCGGTCAAGGACGTCTACCTGTCGAAGTCGGTGAACGACACCGTCGTGACGCTCGAAATCGACGGGGTGCCGCAGCGGGTGCTGCGCGCCGGGACGATCGATCAGCTCGAGTCCACGCGGGGGCCGCAGCGCATGCTGCGCGCCGTCCGTAACGCCGTTGCCTTCCAGAAGCTCTCGGGTGCCTCGTGGAAGGACATGATCCGCGAGGGACTCGAGATGAAGAAGAGTCACGAACTCGGATGGCGTCAGGTCGTCATGGCCGCGAACGCCCCGATGCTGTATCGCTCCGCACTCGTCGACGGCAACGCCGACGTCGGGGTGATGGCCACCGGCCAGGTGGTGGGGCTCATCGACGACGTCCCGAGCTGCGCCGAGCTGATCGACCGGATGGTACGGGAGGCGGAGTCCGTCCTGGGCCGGCTCACTGGCACCGACGAGCGTGTCTAG
- a CDS encoding SDR family oxidoreductase, with translation MNQLKDRVIVVTGAGRGIGREHALLAAAEGARVVVNDTGAGPDGKGSDPSLAAQVADEITAAGGIAVVNTADVTTIEGAQSLLDTALGSFGEVHGLVNNAGILRDRMFVNMSEDEWDDVITGQLRGTFAPCRVFGAHWRDRSKAGDAVKASIVNVSSTSGLLGAVGQSNYGAAKAGIASLTVILAQELERYGIRANAITPVARTRMTENVPGIKDMVAEPADPNEFDVYHPGNVSPVVAYLLTEACPANGSVFYAKGGEIRQFLGWQYGKVLDKGARWTVDELVQEMSGLV, from the coding sequence ATGAACCAGCTGAAGGATCGAGTGATCGTGGTGACCGGCGCCGGTCGCGGTATCGGTCGCGAGCACGCGCTGCTGGCCGCCGCCGAGGGGGCCCGGGTGGTCGTCAACGACACCGGCGCCGGTCCGGACGGCAAGGGATCGGATCCGTCACTGGCGGCGCAGGTCGCGGACGAGATCACCGCGGCCGGAGGCATTGCGGTGGTGAACACGGCGGACGTCACGACGATCGAGGGTGCCCAGAGCCTGCTCGACACCGCACTGGGCAGCTTCGGTGAGGTGCACGGGCTCGTGAACAACGCCGGCATCCTGCGAGATCGCATGTTCGTCAACATGAGCGAGGACGAGTGGGACGACGTCATCACCGGGCAACTGCGCGGCACATTCGCGCCGTGCCGGGTGTTCGGCGCGCACTGGCGGGACCGCTCGAAGGCGGGGGATGCGGTGAAGGCGTCGATCGTGAACGTCTCGAGCACGTCCGGGCTGCTCGGCGCCGTCGGGCAGAGCAACTACGGTGCCGCCAAGGCCGGTATCGCGTCGCTCACCGTCATTCTCGCGCAGGAGTTGGAGCGTTACGGGATTCGGGCCAACGCCATCACCCCGGTGGCCCGCACCCGCATGACCGAGAACGTGCCCGGGATCAAGGACATGGTGGCCGAGCCCGCCGACCCGAACGAGTTCGATGTCTACCACCCGGGCAACGTCTCGCCCGTCGTCGCCTACCTCCTCACCGAAGCGTGCCCGGCAAACGGGTCGGTGTTCTACGCCAAGGGTGGCGAGATCCGGCAGTTCCTCGGCTGGCAGTACGGGAAGGTCCTCGACAAGGGCGCCCGCTGGACCGTCGACGAGCTCGTCCAGGAGATGAGCGGACTCGTCTGA
- a CDS encoding MaoC family dehydratase N-terminal domain-containing protein, producing the protein MANAAAVGVEGVPFDLVVERGKIREFAKATGSSDPDYLEREDAVSPPTFLTTTLHWQPPEGNPWKSVELDQKRGLHAEQQYEFFGPPPKAGTRLRCTSRIADVYTKQGRRGGEMTFAVMVTDFVDETGTLVARATMTGVETARPATEDA; encoded by the coding sequence ATGGCCAACGCAGCCGCCGTCGGTGTCGAGGGTGTTCCCTTCGATCTCGTCGTCGAACGAGGCAAGATCCGGGAGTTCGCGAAGGCGACCGGATCGTCCGATCCCGACTATCTCGAGCGGGAGGACGCGGTGTCCCCGCCGACGTTCCTCACCACGACCTTGCACTGGCAGCCCCCGGAGGGAAACCCCTGGAAGTCGGTGGAACTCGACCAGAAGCGCGGTTTGCACGCCGAGCAGCAGTACGAGTTCTTCGGGCCGCCGCCCAAGGCCGGCACCCGGCTGCGGTGCACGTCGCGCATCGCCGACGTCTACACCAAGCAGGGCCGTCGTGGTGGCGAGATGACGTTCGCGGTCATGGTCACCGATTTCGTCGACGAGACCGGCACGCTCGTGGCCCGCGCCACCATGACCGGTGTCGAAACCGCCCGCCCCGCAACGGAGGACGCATGA
- a CDS encoding MaoC/PaaZ C-terminal domain-containing protein, producing the protein MTVTLQVPAPRTVGPVTRTDFVRYQGASGDMNPIHHDQTFAEAAGYKSPFSVGMYQAGLLASYATDWLGAENIRSFRVRFLEQVWPDDVLTCSATVLREYEDDGVAKIDLELDCARQTGGLAVKAWATFVTGDAA; encoded by the coding sequence ATGACCGTGACACTGCAGGTACCCGCACCCCGGACGGTCGGGCCGGTCACCCGCACCGACTTCGTCCGCTACCAGGGCGCGTCGGGGGACATGAATCCGATCCACCACGACCAGACGTTCGCCGAGGCCGCCGGCTACAAGAGTCCCTTCTCGGTGGGCATGTACCAGGCGGGGCTGCTCGCGAGCTATGCCACCGACTGGCTGGGCGCCGAGAACATCCGGTCGTTCCGGGTCCGGTTCCTCGAGCAGGTGTGGCCCGACGACGTGCTCACCTGCTCGGCGACGGTCCTACGCGAGTACGAGGACGACGGTGTCGCCAAGATCGACCTCGAACTCGACTGCGCCCGCCAGACCGGTGGACTCGCCGTCAAGGCGTGGGCCACCTTCGTGACGGGAGACGCCGCGTGA
- a CDS encoding NADPH:quinone oxidoreductase family protein, whose protein sequence is MKVQLCEVLGAPDVLRWTDIDDPVVGPGDVLVEVHAAGVNFPDGLIVSGNYQTAPELPFVPGSEAAGVVRAVGVDVTGITVGDRVLAFCGMGGYAELVSVPESMVFPVPESMSFVDAAGFAVTYGTSYHGLVDRGALAAGETLLVLGASGGVGLTAVEIGKVLGARVIAAASSPDKLALCREHGADEVIDYTADDLRARLKAVAPDGVNVVYDPVGGEHAQTAVRALSWGGRYLTVGYASGDIPKVGLNRLLVTEGSVHGVLWGAWARRNPDRNADNMRNLFDWYDRGALRPHVDGTYPLADAPTALGVVMGRRARGKVVLTSGRN, encoded by the coding sequence GTGAAGGTCCAGTTGTGCGAGGTGCTCGGCGCACCGGACGTGTTGCGGTGGACCGACATCGACGATCCCGTCGTCGGGCCCGGTGACGTTCTCGTCGAGGTGCATGCGGCCGGGGTGAACTTCCCCGACGGGCTCATCGTGTCCGGCAACTACCAGACCGCACCGGAACTGCCGTTCGTTCCCGGCTCCGAAGCGGCCGGTGTGGTGCGGGCCGTCGGCGTCGACGTCACCGGAATCACGGTGGGGGATCGGGTTCTCGCATTCTGCGGCATGGGCGGCTACGCCGAACTCGTGTCGGTCCCGGAGAGCATGGTGTTCCCCGTCCCGGAGTCCATGTCGTTCGTCGACGCCGCCGGATTCGCGGTCACCTACGGGACGTCGTACCACGGTCTCGTCGACCGGGGCGCCCTGGCGGCGGGGGAGACCCTGCTGGTCCTCGGCGCGTCCGGTGGCGTCGGACTGACGGCCGTCGAGATCGGGAAGGTACTGGGCGCCCGCGTGATCGCCGCCGCCTCCAGCCCGGACAAGTTGGCGCTGTGCCGCGAGCACGGCGCGGACGAGGTGATCGACTACACCGCCGACGACCTGCGCGCCCGGTTGAAGGCCGTGGCCCCGGACGGTGTGAACGTCGTGTACGACCCGGTCGGTGGTGAGCATGCTCAGACAGCTGTTCGCGCATTGAGTTGGGGTGGAAGATATCTCACCGTCGGATATGCGTCCGGTGACATTCCGAAGGTGGGCCTGAACCGGCTGCTCGTCACCGAAGGTTCGGTACACGGCGTGCTGTGGGGTGCGTGGGCTCGGCGGAACCCGGACCGTAACGCCGACAACATGCGCAACCTCTTCGACTGGTACGACCGTGGTGCGCTGCGCCCGCACGTCGACGGCACCTATCCGCTGGCCGACGCGCCGACGGCCCTGGGTGTGGTGATGGGTAGGCGGGCCCGCGGCAAGGTCGTCCTCACGAGCGGAAGGAACTGA
- a CDS encoding acyl-CoA dehydrogenase family protein, whose product MDLSPSPEARDIIKRLEAFMDEYVYPAEPVYAEQLEASGPRSHVLPAVVEDLKAEARRQGMWNLFLPALSGLTHLDYAHIAEVTGRSPYIAPEALNCSAPSTGNMEILHMFGTPEQKERWLEPLLDGRIRSGFSMTEPDVASSDARNISTSIVRDGDEYVINGRKWWTTGAADPRCEILVLMGKTDPDAAPHRQQSMILVPVDTPGVEIIRSLPIFGYHDQQGHAEIQFTDVRVPVTNMLAGEGEGFAIAQARLGPGRIHHAMRCIGMAERGLELMVRRTMARNAFGGPISDQGVVRTWIAESRMEIEQARLLVLKTAWMIDRVGAKGAQIEIAAVKVIGPRVARSVLNRAIQCHGGGGVTDDYPIARMWASARILGIADGPDEVHIRSVARQELRKYR is encoded by the coding sequence GTGGACCTGTCACCGAGCCCGGAAGCCCGGGACATCATCAAGCGGCTCGAGGCGTTCATGGACGAGTACGTGTACCCGGCCGAGCCGGTGTACGCGGAGCAGCTCGAGGCGTCCGGCCCGCGCAGTCACGTGCTGCCGGCGGTCGTCGAGGATCTCAAGGCCGAGGCCCGCCGGCAGGGCATGTGGAACCTCTTCCTGCCCGCCCTGTCCGGGCTCACCCACCTCGACTACGCGCACATCGCCGAGGTCACCGGCCGCTCGCCGTACATCGCACCGGAGGCGCTCAACTGTTCGGCCCCGTCGACCGGCAACATGGAGATCCTGCACATGTTCGGCACGCCCGAACAGAAGGAGCGGTGGCTCGAACCGCTGCTCGACGGCCGGATCCGGTCCGGCTTCTCCATGACCGAACCGGACGTCGCGTCGTCGGACGCCCGGAACATCTCGACGTCCATCGTGCGCGACGGCGACGAGTACGTGATCAACGGTCGGAAGTGGTGGACCACCGGTGCTGCGGACCCGCGCTGCGAGATCCTCGTGCTGATGGGCAAGACCGATCCCGACGCCGCCCCGCACCGGCAGCAGTCGATGATCCTCGTCCCCGTCGACACCCCGGGCGTCGAGATCATCCGGTCGCTGCCGATCTTCGGCTACCACGACCAGCAGGGGCACGCCGAGATCCAGTTCACCGACGTCCGGGTGCCGGTCACCAACATGCTCGCCGGAGAGGGCGAAGGATTCGCGATCGCCCAGGCACGCCTCGGGCCGGGCCGTATCCATCACGCGATGCGGTGCATCGGCATGGCCGAGCGCGGGCTGGAACTGATGGTGCGGCGCACGATGGCACGCAACGCCTTCGGCGGTCCGATCTCGGATCAGGGTGTGGTTCGCACCTGGATCGCGGAGTCGCGCATGGAGATCGAGCAGGCGCGCCTGCTGGTGCTCAAGACCGCCTGGATGATCGACCGGGTCGGCGCCAAGGGCGCGCAGATCGAGATCGCCGCGGTGAAGGTGATCGGTCCGCGTGTCGCCCGGTCCGTCCTGAACCGGGCCATCCAGTGCCACGGCGGCGGCGGCGTCACCGACGACTATCCGATCGCCCGCATGTGGGCCAGCGCCCGCATCCTCGGCATCGCCGACGGACCCGACGAGGTGCACATCCGCAGTGTGGCGCGGCAGGAGTTGAGGAAGTACCGGTAA
- a CDS encoding ABC transporter substrate-binding protein — protein MRKKYVVRIGTIAAATLLVGGCSAVSEPAPDTIVIGLDEDSTGPGASYSVIVGDTVRAAVADINANGGVNGRRIVLEVGNDESDPTKTPSVIRRMIDKGASAVVLATGSGSVMQAKSVLQRSGIPGISPNVLVDSFAKPPDEQYSFMVANSLSQYAEVYCGAFTAEKYRTIAVLADSSAAIDGVMATLAPPLRDCVDITTTEKVDVDAADLTAQVSRLLETKPDAVLVASVGGHVEILAHDTLHRLSPELPRFSLASIGNQPKSWALADSGSLDGMVFMGSLTYENPRTRELASLVQSVKGPDYEPTAYDAQALDTVRLLQAALETVDDPHDRGAVRDALENVRGLPSSFGQPALTLSYGPDDHLAADSLCGLVLMEFGPENTPAGPWSSYQPPCTGEVQ, from the coding sequence ATGCGGAAGAAGTACGTTGTACGGATCGGAACAATCGCTGCGGCAACGCTTCTCGTAGGAGGATGCTCGGCAGTATCGGAACCTGCCCCCGATACGATCGTCATCGGACTGGACGAGGATTCCACCGGACCGGGTGCCTCGTACAGCGTCATCGTGGGAGACACGGTCCGGGCCGCGGTCGCCGACATCAATGCGAACGGCGGTGTGAACGGCCGGCGCATCGTCCTCGAGGTCGGGAACGACGAGAGCGACCCCACCAAGACGCCGTCGGTGATCCGTCGCATGATCGACAAGGGCGCCAGCGCCGTCGTCCTCGCAACCGGAAGCGGTTCGGTGATGCAGGCGAAGTCGGTGCTGCAGCGCTCCGGAATACCCGGCATCTCACCGAACGTGCTGGTGGACAGCTTCGCCAAGCCCCCGGACGAACAGTACTCGTTCATGGTCGCAAATTCGTTGTCGCAGTACGCCGAGGTCTACTGCGGTGCGTTCACCGCCGAGAAGTACCGCACGATCGCAGTTCTGGCCGATTCCAGCGCCGCGATCGACGGGGTCATGGCGACACTCGCGCCGCCACTGCGCGACTGCGTCGACATCACCACCACCGAGAAGGTCGACGTCGACGCCGCCGACCTGACCGCGCAGGTCTCGCGACTGCTCGAGACGAAGCCGGACGCCGTGCTGGTGGCCAGCGTCGGCGGGCACGTCGAGATCCTCGCCCACGACACCCTGCACAGGCTCTCCCCGGAACTGCCACGGTTCTCGTTGGCGTCCATCGGAAATCAGCCCAAGTCGTGGGCGCTCGCCGACAGCGGGTCACTCGACGGAATGGTGTTCATGGGTAGCCTGACATACGAGAATCCGCGCACCCGTGAGCTCGCGAGCCTGGTGCAGTCGGTGAAAGGACCGGACTACGAGCCCACCGCCTACGACGCCCAGGCCCTCGACACCGTGCGCCTGCTGCAAGCGGCGCTCGAGACGGTGGACGACCCCCACGATCGTGGGGCGGTCCGCGACGCACTCGAGAACGTCCGGGGACTGCCGTCCTCGTTCGGGCAGCCGGCGCTGACCCTGTCGTACGGGCCGGACGACCATCTCGCCGCGGACAGCCTGTGCGGGCTCGTCCTCATGGAGTTCGGGCCGGAGAACACGCCGGCGGGTCCGTGGAGTTCGTACCAGCCGCCGTGTACCGGGGAGGTTCAGTGA